The following DNA comes from Anaerostipes rhamnosivorans.
TTACTTTGTACCGACGGCTTCTATGGCATGCTTAGGGAAGAAGAGATTTATGAGGTGGAAGCATCCAAGGATGAGATGAGACAGTGGGTCAGAAGCTGTTTTGATAAGGTAAAAGAAAGGGGAGAGCTGGACAATCTCTCCTGTATCGTGGTGAAAGTATCATGAGATGAACAGGGATTTTACAGAAACTTGTCACATTTTAAGAAAGATTGACGGGGGAGGAGAGGGTGACGTATATCTGGCCTGGGATTCAAGACATAGCCAATATATTGCGATCAAGAGAGTTAAGAGCCAAGTGCTGGGAGGTCTTTTGGAGGGTGAGATCCTAAAGAACTTAGATCATCCGGGTCTTCCAAGGCTGATCGAAGTGTTCATGGAAAAGGATTCAGTCTGTCTGGCCATGAACTATATCCCGGGTATTACAGTGAAAGAATATATCAAAAGACATGGGAGAGTGTCTGAGCGGCAGGCCGTTCTGTGGGGAATCCAGCTTTGCAGTATCTTGTGCTATCTCCACGGGAGGAATCCGGCGGTGATACACTGCGATATCAAGCCGGCAAACCTGATGATTTCAAAGGGAGGAACTCTAACCTTGATTGATTTCGGCTCTGCGAAGTTAGGAAAGGAAGGGAACAAAAGACAGGGGACCCGGGGGTATGCTCCGCCTGAACAGATGGATGCTTCAGGACAGGTAGACGAACAGAGTGATATTTACAGTCTTGGAGTGACTTTATATCATATGGCCACAGGGAATCATCCAGCAGAGAATCAATGGGCGGATGATAGAAACTATGGACTTTCCAATGGATTTGTCAGGCTTCTTCAAGGATGCATGAAATCAGAGAAAAAAGACCGGCTGTTATCTGCCGCAGAAGTCCAAAAAAGGCTGCATCGTTTAAAAGTGAGGAGATTCAGGAACCGGTGCGGTGCCGCAGTGTTATGTGCTGCTGTCATGATCAGTATATACATCGGATTTGCCGGGAAGAAAGGCCAGCCGGCATATACCCGCTATCTGTCCATGGCACAGGAGGAGGCAGGGAAAGAGCGGGGGAAATTATCAGGTCTGGCAGTCCGCTACTTTGAGATGGCCATAAATGAACAACCCGGAAGAGCATCTGCATATGAATGTCTTTTAGAATACTTTAAATCAGTGGGAAAAGAAAAGGAAGGCCTGCAGGTCCTCGCAGAATTCATAGAGGCAAAAGAATTTTCTGCCGCAGGAAAAGAACATCTGTTGATGACCATGGGAGAGATGTATCTACAGGGGAAGGAGGGGGATGGCGGATACTCTCCTGATCCTGCTTTGGCATACAGATATTTGTCGATGCAGCAGAAACCTTCCGGGATTGGACAGGCCTGCACGGAGATTGCGGATATCCTTAGCGGCGGCACATATAAGCCCGCTGAACTGCAAAAGGTTCTTGAAAGGTTCGAACAAAAGGCTTTCAGTTTCCGGCAGATATATTTTCTATATAGGGTTTATGGACAAAAGGGTCAGGAACTAAAGACATTTAAGGATATCGACGAAGTGCAGAGGAGCCTCATAAGGAAGATGGAAACAAAAGCTGGGAATGCCTATGATAATAAGACCGTTTTGCGGGAAAAAGCAGCTTTTTATGAGCGAACGGCAGACCGATATGGGCTGGATCCATGGCTGGAAGCTGCGGATCAATATATGAATGTTATGGAAAGAGAGGAAGACAGGGTAGGGATACAGAGAAAAAAGGCCAGGATGCTGGCGGAGCATAATAGAAAAAAAGAGGCGGAAAAAGCGTACGGAGCGTTGATCAGGCGATATCCGGAGGATCCGGGAGGATACATAGATTACGGTTTTTATCTGGCCAGTGAAGGCAGGAAGGACATGGCAGTTGAAATGTATCGCAGGGCAGAACAGCTTGGAGGCAGGAAGGATACGGAGTTTCGGAGACTTGGCGCCATACTCGGGGAGGGAAGTGAATAGAGATGTTGGACCGAAAAAAGATACTGGCACTGCTGATTATGATTACAGTGGCGGCGCTGGCAGCTGGATATACAGTTTTTGCAGAAGAAAAGAAAGAACCTGCTTTGGCAGTGGAGTTTGCAGATGGAGGGGCAGATACTTTTTATACACAGGATAGAGAGTTGAAGATTGCTCTGCGCAGGCAGGATGTCCAACGGGAGAAGGTGATCTGTTTTGCGGAGGGAAATGACGGAAAAGAAAAATGGGATATATCAGATATTCAATGGACGTCTGACAGAGAAGGCAGTATCTTCTTCCGGCAGCAGGGCTGGTATCGGGTATCGGTTGTATATGAAGATGAATCCTATCCGGTACCGGAGTTCTGCCTGGAGACCAAAGCTCCAAAAGAGCCGGAGATTAATACAGGTCCATATGAGCAGGGAACATGGACGAATCGACCGGTTGAAATAAAGCTCTCAGGAGGCAGTTCATTTTCCGGTCTTTCCTGTTATGAATACAAAGAATCAAAAAAGGATCAGTGGACTACATATAAAGAAGATGGCATTAAAGTTCAGACAAATGGAAGACATACTTATCAAGTAAGGACAGTATCCAGAGCAGGGAACCGGAGCAAAGCAGTCCATGTTCCCGTGAACTTCTGGAGGGAGCAGGCAGGAAGACCGAACGTCAGCTGCGCGAAAGCAGAGAAAAGCGGCTGGTACCGAAAGGATGTAAAGATCCAGGTAAAAGAAAATAAGAGACTGGGTCCCCGCCTGAGGACGTGGATCAGGATCAAAGACCTGACGGCAGGGGATTCAAAGACAGTGGAGGGAAACAGGCTGATCTTATCTGAGGAAGGACAATATAAGGTCACGGTACGACAGAAGGATGAGGCGGGCAACAAGTCCAAAAGTTCATGGAGTCACTATATTTATCTAGACAAAACCCAACCTGATGTTACTATTGAGCGGGAACAGGGACAAACATACAGACGGGATGGATGCAGGATCAAGGTTTCTATGAAAGATCAGTTTCTGGACATAGACAGCATCCGCTGGGATACTACGGGGGAGATAAAGAACTTAAAAAGAAAAGGGAATATAACAACAGCTGATGTATGTTTCTCCAAGGAGGGGAGACAGAGGCTTTCCGTAAAGTGTAAGGATCAGGCAGGCAACTGTGCTGAATCCTTTGCCGAAGACTTTTTCATTGACAGGAAAAGTCCCAGTCTTAAGATTCAGGGAGTAAAGCCCTTTGGGATTTACAGCTTCGCAGCAGAGCCTCAGGTTTCCTGTACAGATGAAAGTCCAGCAGAGATTTCGCTTTTGTTGAATGGAAAAATAGTGAAGACGGAAAAAAGCCAGGCTGGAGAGCAGATTAAGATTTCCTATCAAAAGCTGTCAGAGGACGGATACTATTGTGTTGAGGTACGTGCCCGGGACAGCGCCGGAAATAAGACATCGGAAAAGGTATCTTTTACCGTCAGCTGTAAGGGAACAGAGATCATACCTGTCCAAAAAACTGTGCGCAATAATAGCACAGGGGAAAAGGAGTCCAGATACGGTTTTCATATAAAGAATGTTGTACCGTCCTACGTGGCCGAGTTTTCGGTAAACGGACGGACAGTACCGTATGAGAGAAAAGGGGATGATCTGTATGTGGACAGGCAGTATCTTAAGAACGGAACAAATCAGGTTAAGATAAAGGTGAAGGATTTGACCGGGCATGTGAACACGGTGGAAAAACCACTGGTGTTCAGCTACGATGCAGAGCCGCCAGTGATTCTGGTATCAGGAGTGAGAAACGGAAGTATTTATAAGGGCAAAAAAGAAATTCAGGTGAAGGTTCAGAATCAGAATGATCGTCTGACGGGTCTGTGGATAGATGAAAAAGAAATCCCGGTTGCAGGAGGGCGGGCAATAGTTCAGTGCAGGGCCGCAGGAAGACACAGGCTCAAAGCAGAGGCTGTGGGAGTATCAGGGAGCAAGTCCAGCAAAGCGGTTAACTTTGAAATAGATACCAAAGCTTCCGGAATTTCTGAAAGTACCCTTCAGTATATAGCCCCAGGCATCTATATCCTGACAGCATTCTATCTTGTGTTTTTCTTCTGGCGGACCCGAAATTCATAAGAAACAAGTTAAAATCTTCTTTATTCTGTGTTATAATGAGGCTTATTGCAGAGGTTTCGTGAAAGGAGATTTAAAATGGCAGAAGAAATAAAGGAAACAATGGAACAGTTTGAGAACGAACTGGAAGCATCCTTCCGCAAGATGGATGAGGGAGATATAGTTGAGGGAGACGTCTTAAGTGTCAGCGATGAAGAGGCAGTCATCGATTTGAAGTACTATGCTCAGGGGATACTAAAGGCAGCCGAATACAGTGATGATCCAAATGTCACTTTACCTGAGGTCCTAAAAGAGGGAGACAGAGTAAAGGCGAAAGTAATGTCTGTTGACGATGGGGAAGGAAATATCCTGCTGTCCAAACGGGAGGCCAATCAGGTTCTCGCATGGGATCGTTTACAGAAGCTGATGGATGAGGAGACAGTACTTACACTGACCGTAGGCGGAGTTGTCAACGGAGGAGTGATCGTTTATGTAGAAGGAATCAGGGGATTTATTCCGGCTTCTCAGCTTTCCCTGAACTATGTAGAAGATTTAAACACCTGGCTGAAAAAAGAAGTGGAAGCAAAAATTATTACTGTGGATGAGAGCAAAAACAGGCTTGTATTGTCAGCGAAAGAAGTTGCTAAAGCAAAAGCACAGGAAGAATTGAACCATAAGATGGCGATGATGCGCCCGGGGATGGTGCTGGAAGGCACTGTAGAAAATATCATGCCTTATGGAGCTTTTGTGGATTTAGGTGACGGACTCAGCGGTTTGATCCATATTTCCCAGTTCAGTGAAAAAAGGATCAAGAGTCCAAAGGAAATGGTGGAGGAAGGCCAGAAGGTCAAAGTCAAGGTGCTAAAGATTGCAGATAACAAGATCAGCCTGAGCATGAAAGCGCTGGAGGAATCCAAAGAGGCTGAGAAAGTTGAGACTGGTATAGAATATAAGGAAGAAGAAAAGGCACAGACTAGCCTTGGAGATTTGCTGGCAAATATTAAGTTATAATCAGAGAGGAATCAAAAGATGGCAGGCTCAAGTATTGGCACAATATTCAGAATTACAACGTGGGGGGAGACACACGGGGAAGGACTTGGAGTCGTGGTGGATGGATGCCCGGCGGGGCTTTCGATTACTCAGGAAGAGATCCAGCAGTTTTTAAACCGAAGGAAGCCGGGACAGTCAAAATATACAACACCAAGAAAAGAAGATGACCAGGTAGAGATCCTTTCTGGGATTTTTGAGGGAAAGACAACTGGGACACCAATCTCCATGGTTGTTTATAACAGGAACCAGAAGTCGAAAGACTACAGCCAGATTAAAGATATCTATCGGCCGGGACATGCGGACTACACATATGATGCCAAATATGGGATCCGTGATTACCGGGGCGGTGGAAGGTCTTCAGGACGGGAGACCATCGGACGGGTAGCTGCAGGTGCGGTGGCTTCCAAGCTGTTAGAAGAACTGGGGATCACGATTTCCACATATGCCAGAGAGATCGGTGGTATTTCTATAGATATAGAACGGTTTCAGAAGGAAGAGATTTTTAGGAATCCTTTTTACATGCCGGATAAAGAAGCAGCAGTTCAAGTCCAGGAATATGCGGACCGCATGATGAAAGAAAAAGATTCCATGGGAGGTGTCATCGAGTGTGTTGTGGAAGGCTTAAGGCCAGGCATCGGAGACCCGGTGTTTGAAAAGCTGGATGCCAACTTGGCCAAAGCCATACTTTCCATTGGAGCGGTCAAGGGATTTGAAATTGGAGATGGATTTGCGGCGGCATCATCCAACGGCTCTGTCAACAATGACGCCTACTGCTGGCAGGATGGCAGATTTATAAAGAAGACGAATCATTCAGGCGGAGTTCTGGGAGGTATCAGCGACGGAAGTCCTCTGGTGTTCCGCGCTGCAGTCAAACCGACTCCTTCCATTGCCAAGACTCAGTCCACAGCTGGAAAAGACGGTGAAGAGATAGAGCTTTCTGTCAAGGGAAGACATGATCCGATGATCGTACCGAGAGCGGTGGTAGTCGTGGAATCAATGGCGGCAATTACTGTTGCAGACGGACTGCTCATGAACATGAGTGCCAGCATGGACTCTGTGAAAAAAATATACGAATAATGGTGAGAAAATGTATCAGTTAATAAAAAAAGACGGAAAAGCGAAGAGAGGCCGGTTGACGACCGTACATGGTACGATTGAGACCCCAGTTTTTATGAATGTGGGGACAGTCGCGGCAATAAAAGGTGCGGTGAGCACCGATGACTTAAGACAGATCAAGACACAGGTGGAGCTTTCCAATACCTATCATCTCCACGTGAGAACGGGAGACCGTTTAATCAAAGAGTTCGGGGGGCTTCATAAGTTCATGAACTGGGACCGCCCGATCCTTACAGATTCCGGGGGATTTCAGGTCTTTTCTCTGGCCAAGCTGCGTAAGATAAAAGAAGAAGGGGTTTCTTTCTCATCCCATATCGATGGCAGGAAGATATTCATGGGACCGGAGGAGAGCATGCAGATCCAGTCAAATCTGGGTTCCACCATTGCTATGGCCTTTGATGAATGTCCGCCCCATCCGGCAACTAGAGAATATATGCAGAATTCTGTGGACCGCACTACCAGATGGCTTGTGCGCTGCAAAAAGGAGATGGAGAGACTCAACAGCCTTCCGGATACGGTCAATCCGCATCAAATGCTGTTTGGAATCAACCAGGGCGGGACATTTGAGGACATCCGGATCAATCATGCGAAAGAGATCTCTCGTCTTGACCTGGACGGCTATGCGCTGGGCGGACTGGCAGTAGGAGAATCACACTCGGAGATGTACCGTATTCTGGATGAAACCGTACCGTTTCTTCCGGAGGCAAAACCGACTTACCTGATGGGAGTGGGAACTCCGGCTAATATTCTGGAGGGAGTAGATAGAGGAGTGGACTTTTTTGACTGTGTTTATCCAACAAGGAACGGACGACACGGACATGTTTATACCAACCACGGAAAGATGAATCTGTTCAATAAAAAGTATGAACTGGACCACAGACCTATCGAGGAGGGATGCCAATGCCCGGCATGCAGAAGCTATAGCAGGGCCTATATCCGGCATCTGCTCAAGGCAAAAGAAATGCTTGGAATGAGATTGTGCGTCTTGCATAACTTATATTTTTATAATACAATGATGGAGGAGATTCGGGAAGCCATCGAGCAGGGATGCTACAAGGAGTATAAAGAGAGAAAGCTTTTCGGTATGGAAAACAAGTGATCAGGATTCAAGCAATTGAATTTGATATATTATTATTTTAAATGGAGGAAAAGAAACAAATGCAATCACAATTAGGCTTAATTTTGTGGATCATCGTAATTTTTGGAGGTATGTACTTCATCATGATTCGTCCACAGAAGAAAAAAGACCAGCAGATGAAGGAATTGGCTGCTTCTCTGGAAGTAGGGGACAGTGTACTTACGATCAGCGGATTTTACGGCGTTGTAGTGGATGTTGTAGATGACAGAACGATTGTTGTGGAATTTGGAAATGACAAGCACTGCCGTATCCCTATGGAGCGCGCTGCGATTTCACAGGTCGAAAAACCAAACCAGGGAACAAAAGAAGATTAATACACAGGGACGGCGCTGCATTGCGCCGTCCTTTCTGTACCAAAGATGTAGGACGGATTTTGCGGACATTCAAAATAAAAAAGAATGTGGAGGTAACAGACAATGGCAAAGACAATTTTTGAGGAAATGGGCGGCAAATATCAAAGGCAAGGCGATTACTTAATACCGTGTTTGACTGTACCCG
Coding sequences within:
- a CDS encoding protein kinase domain-containing protein, whose product is MNRDFTETCHILRKIDGGGEGDVYLAWDSRHSQYIAIKRVKSQVLGGLLEGEILKNLDHPGLPRLIEVFMEKDSVCLAMNYIPGITVKEYIKRHGRVSERQAVLWGIQLCSILCYLHGRNPAVIHCDIKPANLMISKGGTLTLIDFGSAKLGKEGNKRQGTRGYAPPEQMDASGQVDEQSDIYSLGVTLYHMATGNHPAENQWADDRNYGLSNGFVRLLQGCMKSEKKDRLLSAAEVQKRLHRLKVRRFRNRCGAAVLCAAVMISIYIGFAGKKGQPAYTRYLSMAQEEAGKERGKLSGLAVRYFEMAINEQPGRASAYECLLEYFKSVGKEKEGLQVLAEFIEAKEFSAAGKEHLLMTMGEMYLQGKEGDGGYSPDPALAYRYLSMQQKPSGIGQACTEIADILSGGTYKPAELQKVLERFEQKAFSFRQIYFLYRVYGQKGQELKTFKDIDEVQRSLIRKMETKAGNAYDNKTVLREKAAFYERTADRYGLDPWLEAADQYMNVMEREEDRVGIQRKKARMLAEHNRKKEAEKAYGALIRRYPEDPGGYIDYGFYLASEGRKDMAVEMYRRAEQLGGRKDTEFRRLGAILGEGSE
- a CDS encoding S1 RNA-binding domain-containing protein, coding for MAEEIKETMEQFENELEASFRKMDEGDIVEGDVLSVSDEEAVIDLKYYAQGILKAAEYSDDPNVTLPEVLKEGDRVKAKVMSVDDGEGNILLSKREANQVLAWDRLQKLMDEETVLTLTVGGVVNGGVIVYVEGIRGFIPASQLSLNYVEDLNTWLKKEVEAKIITVDESKNRLVLSAKEVAKAKAQEELNHKMAMMRPGMVLEGTVENIMPYGAFVDLGDGLSGLIHISQFSEKRIKSPKEMVEEGQKVKVKVLKIADNKISLSMKALEESKEAEKVETGIEYKEEEKAQTSLGDLLANIKL
- the aroC gene encoding chorismate synthase is translated as MAGSSIGTIFRITTWGETHGEGLGVVVDGCPAGLSITQEEIQQFLNRRKPGQSKYTTPRKEDDQVEILSGIFEGKTTGTPISMVVYNRNQKSKDYSQIKDIYRPGHADYTYDAKYGIRDYRGGGRSSGRETIGRVAAGAVASKLLEELGITISTYAREIGGISIDIERFQKEEIFRNPFYMPDKEAAVQVQEYADRMMKEKDSMGGVIECVVEGLRPGIGDPVFEKLDANLAKAILSIGAVKGFEIGDGFAAASSNGSVNNDAYCWQDGRFIKKTNHSGGVLGGISDGSPLVFRAAVKPTPSIAKTQSTAGKDGEEIELSVKGRHDPMIVPRAVVVVESMAAITVADGLLMNMSASMDSVKKIYE
- the tgt gene encoding tRNA guanosine(34) transglycosylase Tgt; translated protein: MYQLIKKDGKAKRGRLTTVHGTIETPVFMNVGTVAAIKGAVSTDDLRQIKTQVELSNTYHLHVRTGDRLIKEFGGLHKFMNWDRPILTDSGGFQVFSLAKLRKIKEEGVSFSSHIDGRKIFMGPEESMQIQSNLGSTIAMAFDECPPHPATREYMQNSVDRTTRWLVRCKKEMERLNSLPDTVNPHQMLFGINQGGTFEDIRINHAKEISRLDLDGYALGGLAVGESHSEMYRILDETVPFLPEAKPTYLMGVGTPANILEGVDRGVDFFDCVYPTRNGRHGHVYTNHGKMNLFNKKYELDHRPIEEGCQCPACRSYSRAYIRHLLKAKEMLGMRLCVLHNLYFYNTMMEEIREAIEQGCYKEYKERKLFGMENK
- the yajC gene encoding preprotein translocase subunit YajC: MQSQLGLILWIIVIFGGMYFIMIRPQKKKDQQMKELAASLEVGDSVLTISGFYGVVVDVVDDRTIVVEFGNDKHCRIPMERAAISQVEKPNQGTKED